One segment of Anastrepha obliqua isolate idAnaObli1 chromosome 3, idAnaObli1_1.0, whole genome shotgun sequence DNA contains the following:
- the LOC129242918 gene encoding uncharacterized protein LOC129242918: protein MSFFRNFRAKTRSKSSSRDATPVNMHSRPDSVNSNVTTHTIGTTSTRRESIDSRADSLLNRSDTFILNSDQEDKESKQTSSNNSTLEKKTKKSKVLSKFATFTKRKKTPTPEKADSLEHHPSDSATNTYYKWKADGPTSAHALDYDSHSDPFNFLYEQHSTLKEMHQGSSSGSMHSSHSSNSSAHNQPFDSSTYRKGKIPTQLKEQLSQLKTQTKPDLHEAEELAVEQESAADKYKTVTLNSFRKSFREKFLQNQHNPAHNPAWFVEVEPPKIETRGRCESKENRPDFLVFENENYRPNSRSPIRDSKDRTSRTISRSPVKRNETFRMERPTFEASKNSSARHKDTQLPEEPSIRIEIKNSITPNMPTRMVPVGVAKPMPSQYSMKDSYPSPTARNGGATIPNATQQIKTAKLSSRDKSPLHNWGKPITVMPVRYPTAGKSGAPSTGGRYQTLVQIRNEANTKPTPPTQTQRSPLNRSRISTRIQLGGVGGSPTLQKRLSTPGTRHSLATPLQMNALSSYELLKNTPTMTTKSAMDQQSPLQKLQQPKHTYFGDAALHPANGNTNNKSISTTTFCMGRTPVHSTTGTSSYPTAASRLQQPQVLRIAGGSMNYQNRAQQQQQRQQQQPQQRVLVPTQRRSRSPVKMPWR from the coding sequence ATGTCGTTCTTTCGAAACTTCCGTGCGAAAACGCGTAGTAAGAGTTCATCTCGTGATGCCACACCCGTGAATATGCACTCACGCCCTGACAGTGTGAACAGCAATGTAACAACGCACACAATTGGCACAACGTCGACGCGTCGCGAATCGATCGACTCACGTGCAGATTCTCTGCTCAATCGCAGCGATACCTTCATACTCAATTCCGATCAGGAGGACAAGGAGAGCAAACAGACTTCTTCGAATAACTCAACGTtagagaagaaaacaaaaaagtctaaAGTGCTAAGCAAATTTGCTACGTTCACCAAGCGCAAAAAGACGCCGACACCGGAGAAAGCTGACTCCTTGGAACATCATCCGAGTGATAGTGCAACTAACACATATTACAAATGGAAAGCCGATGGTCCGACTTCGGCGCATGCTTTGGATTATGATTCACACTCTGACCCATTTAACTTTCTCTACGAGCAACATTCCACCTTGAAGGAGATGCACCAGGGTAGCAGTAGCGGTTCCATGCATTCCTCACACAGTTCCAACTCAAGCGCGCACAACCAGCCCTTCGATTCATCCACCTATCGCAAGGGGAAAATACCCACACAGCTGAAAGAACAACTTTCACAGCTGAAAACACAGACTAAGCCAGATCTGCACGAGGCTGAGGAGTTGGCTGTCGAACAGGAGTCTGCCGCAGACAAATATAAGACAGTTACGTTAAATAGTTTTCGCAAATCATTTCGTGAGAAATTCCTACAAAACCAACATAATCCAGCGCATAATCCTGCCTGGTTTGTGGAGGTCGAGCCGCCGAAGATAGAAACGCGCGGACGTTGTGAATCCAAAGAGAATCGACCCGACTTTCTAGTATTCGAAAATGAAAACTACCGCCCAAACTCACGTTCGCCCATACGTGACAGCAAGGACCGTACGTCACGCACTATTAGCCGATCGCCGGTGAAACGTAACGAAACATTTCGCATGGAACGTCCCACATTCGAAGCGTCCAAAAATAGTTCAGCGCGCCATAAGGACACACAGCTGCCTGAAGAGCCATCGATACGGATTGAAATCAAGAATTCGATAACGCCAAATATGCCAACGCGTATGGTGCCAGTGGGTGTGGCCAAGCCCATGCCCTCGCAGTACAGCATGAAGGATAGCTATCCAAGTCCAACAGCGCGCAACGGTGGCGCTACCATACCAAACGCAACACAACAGATCAAAACCGCTAAATTAAGTAGCCGCGATAAGTCACCGCTCCATAATTGGGGTAAGCCGATAACCGTCATGCCCGTGCGCTATCCAACCGCTGGGAAGAGCGGCGCACCATCAACTGGCGGACGCTACCAAACGCTGGTACAAATACGCAATGAGGCCAATACAAAACCAACGCCGCCCACACAAACGCAGCGCTCGCCGCTGAATCGCAGTCGTATTTCCACACGCATACAACTGGGTGGAGTTGGCGGTTCGCCCACTTTGCAGAAGCGCCTCAGCACACCCGGTACACGCCATTCACTTGCCACGCCTCTACAAATGAACGCACTTAGCAGCTATGAGCTGTTGAAAAACACACCGACAATGACAACCAAGTCCGCAATGGATCAACAGTCGCCGCTGCAGAAGCTCCAACAACCAAAGCACACTTACTTTGGTGACGCGGCGCTACATCCTGCCAATGGCAACACTAATAATAAATCCATTTCAACGACAACATTTTGCATGGGTCGTACGCCGGTTCATTCAACTACCGGCACCAGCAGCTATCCAACAGCGGCGAGTCGGCTGCAACAACCACAGGTGTTGCGCATAGCTGGTGGCAGCATGAACTATCAAAATCGtgcgcaacagcaacagcagcggcagcaacaacaaccacaacagcgAGTGCTGGTGCCAACACAAAGGCGTTCACGTTCACCGGTCAAAATGCCATGGCGCTGA